A single region of the Pyrodictium occultum genome encodes:
- the glmU gene encoding bifunctional sugar-1-phosphate nucleotidylyltransferase/acetyltransferase, with product MARYAVVLAAGRGERLWPLTSTRPKPLLPLPGGETLLSRLLRQLQGLVDGVVVVVAGGWAGEAVRRHLEEKGLAASYAVQREQRGTGDAARVGVEALPRGVDEVLLVNGDLLVSRGLLEAVAGAGAPALAAVPSERSWEYGVVDIDERGCLRGIREKPADARPGSLVSTGVMLLPRGRLEELLRGLKPSPRGELEVTDALTALAAEECVRIVTGDWLWMDVGRPWEVIEAYKAVFRERMGPRREPLVEGEAEPGAVLRGPVYVAPGAVVRSGTVVEGPAWIEGEAGPLARLRPWSFLLRGSRAGAHTEVKASILMEGAKAPHLSYVGDSVVGEHANLGAGTVTANLRFDHSTVKMTLKGRRVDTGRRKLGAFIGGYAQTGVNVSLLPGVRVGAYSWIYPGAVVSRDVPDCSFLAPRGQEYVVEDLAGRIECPRHLDRRVKS from the coding sequence TTGGCTCGGTATGCCGTCGTCCTGGCGGCGGGGAGGGGGGAGAGGCTCTGGCCGCTCACCTCCACCAGGCCCAAGCCGCTGCTCCCCCTGCCTGGCGGGGAGACGCTGCTCAGCCGCCTCCTACGCCAGCTCCAGGGCCTCGTAGACGGCGTAGTGGTTGTCGTGGCCGGTGGCTGGGCGGGTGAGGCGGTGAGGAGGCACCTGGAGGAGAAGGGGCTCGCCGCCAGCTACGCTGTGCAGCGGGAGCAGCGGGGCACCGGTGACGCCGCCAGGGTGGGGGTTGAGGCCCTCCCACGGGGCGTCGACGAGGTGCTGCTGGTCAACGGGGACCTCCTCGTCTCCCGCGGCCTGCTCGAGGCTGTGGCCGGGGCCGGCGCCCCCGCCCTCGCGGCCGTGCCGAGCGAGAGGTCCTGGGAGTACGGGGTGGTGGACATCGACGAGAGGGGCTGCCTGCGGGGGATCCGGGAGAAGCCCGCGGACGCCAGGCCGGGGAGCCTGGTCAGCACGGGGGTGATGCTCCTCCCCCGCGGGAGGCTCGAGGAGCTGCTCCGGGGGCTGAAGCCGAGCCCCCGGGGAGAGCTGGAGGTCACCGACGCGCTCACCGCCCTCGCGGCCGAGGAGTGCGTGAGGATCGTCACCGGGGACTGGCTGTGGATGGACGTGGGGAGGCCCTGGGAGGTCATAGAAGCCTACAAGGCGGTGTTCAGGGAGAGGATGGGCCCGAGGAGGGAGCCCCTGGTGGAGGGGGAGGCCGAGCCCGGCGCCGTGCTCCGCGGCCCCGTCTACGTGGCGCCCGGGGCCGTGGTCCGGAGCGGCACCGTGGTCGAGGGCCCCGCCTGGATCGAGGGCGAGGCGGGGCCCCTGGCGAGGCTCCGGCCCTGGAGCTTCCTCCTCCGGGGGAGCAGGGCAGGGGCCCACACGGAGGTGAAGGCGAGCATTCTGATGGAAGGCGCTAAGGCCCCCCACCTCAGCTACGTGGGCGACAGCGTGGTGGGGGAGCACGCCAACCTCGGCGCCGGCACGGTCACGGCCAACCTGCGCTTCGACCACTCCACTGTAAAGATGACGCTGAAGGGCCGCCGCGTCGACACCGGTAGGAGGAAGCTGGGCGCCTTCATAGGCGGCTACGCGCAGACCGGGGTCAACGTCTCCCTCCTCCCCGGGGTGAGGGTGGGAGCCTACAGCTGGATCTACCCCGGCGCCGTGGTCTCGAGGGACGTGCCCGACTGCAGCTTCCTGGCCCCACGCGGCCAGGAGTACGTGGTAGAGGACCTAGCGGGGAGGATAGAGTGCCCGAGGCACCTCGACAGGCGGGTAAAAAGCTAG
- the pyrH gene encoding UMP kinase, with protein MAPTVVVKISGKHVNPEKPGMVRRYAEVLRLLSREGYRLAVVVGGGPVARAYIAAAEEAGAGKAFQDMLGIEAARLNARLLAAVLQPEAYPEPPRSLWEALEAAATGRILVAGGFQPGQSTAGVAALLAEALGAELLVLATTVEGVYTADPRRSPEARLIPRLSYGELRRVLEQSLEPGRYELLDPLALSIVERSRIPVRVVDGSDPWNVARAVRGEQVGSLIEAS; from the coding sequence GTGGCGCCGACGGTGGTGGTGAAGATCAGCGGGAAGCACGTGAACCCGGAGAAGCCGGGCATGGTGCGGCGCTACGCCGAGGTGCTCCGGCTCCTCAGCCGGGAGGGCTACCGGCTCGCCGTAGTGGTGGGCGGGGGCCCCGTGGCCCGGGCCTACATAGCCGCGGCGGAGGAGGCTGGCGCCGGCAAGGCCTTCCAGGACATGCTGGGGATAGAGGCGGCGCGGCTGAACGCCCGGCTCCTCGCCGCCGTGCTGCAGCCGGAGGCCTACCCGGAGCCCCCGAGGAGCCTCTGGGAGGCGCTCGAGGCCGCGGCCACGGGGAGGATACTGGTCGCCGGGGGCTTCCAGCCCGGCCAGAGCACCGCGGGGGTGGCTGCGCTGCTGGCCGAGGCCCTCGGCGCCGAGCTGCTCGTGCTGGCCACGACAGTTGAAGGCGTCTACACCGCGGACCCGAGGAGGAGCCCCGAGGCCAGGCTCATACCCAGGCTGAGCTACGGGGAGCTGCGCCGGGTCCTCGAGCAGAGCCTTGAGCCCGGCCGCTACGAGCTCCTCGACCCCCTCGCCCTCTCCATAGTAGAGCGGAGCAGGATACCCGTCCGCGTGGTGGACGGCTCAGACCCCTGGAACGTGGCCAGAGCCGTCCGGGGCGAGCAGGTGGGGAGCCTCATAGAGGCCTCCTAG
- a CDS encoding Snf7 family protein, producing the protein MARVEDFAKAWNPQPKGPGVIERIKNTINPPPPMRHKLALALYKLRVQNNKLEYIIAKMKERDQALFEKVVQAQMEKDTTRAAMYAGEVAELRKMIKSLLVAKYAIERVALRLETVMTMGDVLVGLAPVVGVIRDLRRHLTGLVPEIGLEMAEIGEMLEGVVTEAGEFTSFTGAPTVYSEEAKKIMEEAAAVAEQRMRAEFPELPSAFPSPTQQGSQNRNQDGGTK; encoded by the coding sequence ATGGCTAGGGTAGAGGACTTCGCAAAGGCCTGGAACCCGCAGCCCAAGGGCCCCGGCGTCATAGAGAGGATTAAGAACACGATAAACCCCCCGCCCCCCATGAGGCACAAGCTCGCCCTAGCGCTGTACAAGCTGCGCGTGCAGAACAACAAGCTGGAGTACATCATAGCTAAGATGAAGGAGCGGGACCAGGCGCTGTTCGAGAAGGTGGTCCAGGCACAGATGGAGAAGGACACCACTAGGGCAGCGATGTACGCCGGCGAGGTAGCAGAGCTGAGGAAGATGATAAAGAGCCTGCTGGTCGCCAAGTACGCCATAGAGAGGGTGGCCCTGAGGCTAGAGACTGTCATGACTATGGGCGACGTGCTGGTGGGCCTGGCCCCAGTGGTGGGCGTGATAAGGGACCTGCGCCGCCACCTCACCGGCCTGGTGCCGGAGATAGGCCTGGAGATGGCCGAGATAGGCGAGATGCTCGAGGGCGTGGTGACAGAGGCAGGAGAGTTCACCAGCTTCACGGGCGCGCCCACGGTGTACAGCGAGGAGGCCAAGAAGATAATGGAGGAGGCTGCGGCCGTAGCCGAGCAGAGGATGCGGGCCGAGTTCCCGGAGCTGCCCAGCGCCTTTCCCAGCCCCACCCAGCAGGGCAGCCAGAACCGGAACCAGGACGGTGGCACCAAGTAA
- a CDS encoding hydrogenase maturation nickel metallochaperone HypA: MSIALGILAAVEDAFRSTPGAKRVTRIRLRVGVLSLIDVEALRFALRVASRGTPAEDAEIEVEMAEPRFRCRVCGYEWKPSREETERLTGNPEISTLVHIDPDVLPRFLQCPRCGARDVEVVQGTGVMLHSVDIETGEDEERGVQL; this comes from the coding sequence ATGAGTATAGCCCTGGGCATACTCGCGGCGGTCGAGGACGCGTTCCGCAGCACACCCGGGGCGAAGCGGGTGACCAGGATAAGGCTCCGGGTCGGCGTGCTCAGCCTCATAGACGTCGAGGCCCTCCGCTTCGCGCTCCGCGTAGCCTCCCGCGGCACCCCCGCCGAGGACGCGGAGATAGAGGTGGAGATGGCTGAGCCCCGGTTCCGCTGCAGGGTCTGCGGCTACGAGTGGAAGCCGAGCAGGGAGGAGACGGAGAGGCTCACGGGCAACCCAGAGATAAGCACCCTGGTCCACATAGACCCCGACGTCCTGCCCCGGTTCCTCCAGTGCCCCCGCTGCGGGGCCAGGGACGTGGAGGTGGTCCAGGGCACCGGTGTAATGCTCCACAGCGTCGACATAGAGACCGGGGAGGACGAGGAGCGCGGGGTACAGCTGTAA
- a CDS encoding M20 family metallopeptidase, translating to MVLASRFLSTAYTHSALVSSARAAQQSLGHITAGARGPRDFPAAPARVTPGVPENSYVVYLLQRLIAVPTVNPPGEHYAEMAGLLREELEALGLETRVVRVPDEVVEKHYPWARGYPRFIVLARLGEGRPVLHLNGHYDVVPPGQGWARDPFNPVVENGRVYGRGATDMKGGIAAVIAAIRGLVEEGWRPRRGSIELSFTPDEETGGETGVKYMLDEGLTLPDYALVAEPSTTSRIWIGSRGAVWMNVHVYGRQAHGSTPWLGLNAFEAMVEIAYRLIHGYKPRLAERRTDLPMDDPRAAHPTITIGGEIEGGAKTNVVPGYYRFSIDRRLIPGEDPDEVERELRDFIMESAAPLLEKGYRVEVETTGKAPATWIPPDNPFVETVAEAVREALGLEPLRTICTGGLDTRYFQQRGIPAVTYGPGAPGAAHKPDEYVPLEELENAVKVYRALIRRILG from the coding sequence TTGGTCCTGGCATCCCGCTTCCTCAGCACGGCGTATACCCACAGCGCGCTGGTGAGCAGCGCCAGGGCCGCGCAGCAGAGCCTCGGACATATTACCGCCGGCGCCCGCGGCCCTAGGGACTTCCCGGCGGCGCCTGCAAGGGTGACCCCCGGGGTGCCTGAGAACAGCTACGTGGTGTACCTCCTCCAGCGCCTCATAGCCGTGCCCACGGTGAATCCTCCCGGCGAGCACTACGCGGAGATGGCCGGGCTTCTCCGCGAGGAGCTGGAGGCCCTGGGGCTCGAGACCCGGGTGGTCCGCGTCCCGGACGAGGTGGTGGAGAAGCATTACCCCTGGGCCAGGGGCTACCCCCGCTTCATAGTGCTGGCCAGGCTGGGCGAGGGCAGGCCTGTGCTGCACCTCAACGGCCACTACGACGTGGTGCCGCCGGGGCAGGGGTGGGCCAGGGACCCCTTCAACCCGGTGGTCGAGAACGGGAGGGTCTACGGCCGCGGCGCCACGGACATGAAGGGCGGGATAGCGGCTGTAATAGCAGCTATCCGGGGCCTCGTCGAGGAGGGCTGGAGGCCCCGGCGGGGCAGCATAGAGCTGAGCTTCACCCCCGACGAGGAGACCGGGGGAGAGACCGGCGTGAAATACATGCTCGACGAGGGCCTGACGCTCCCGGACTACGCCCTGGTGGCTGAGCCGAGCACCACGTCGAGGATATGGATAGGCAGCCGGGGCGCGGTCTGGATGAACGTCCACGTCTACGGCAGGCAGGCCCACGGCTCAACCCCCTGGCTCGGCCTCAACGCCTTCGAGGCAATGGTGGAGATAGCCTACAGGCTTATCCATGGCTACAAGCCCAGGCTGGCGGAGAGGAGAACAGACCTGCCCATGGACGATCCCAGGGCGGCGCACCCGACGATCACGATCGGAGGGGAGATCGAGGGGGGAGCCAAGACCAATGTCGTGCCCGGCTACTACCGGTTCAGCATAGACCGCCGCCTCATACCCGGCGAGGACCCCGACGAGGTGGAGAGGGAACTACGGGACTTCATCATGGAGTCCGCGGCGCCGCTTCTCGAGAAGGGCTACCGGGTAGAGGTCGAGACCACGGGGAAGGCGCCGGCAACCTGGATACCCCCGGACAACCCCTTCGTGGAGACCGTGGCGGAGGCTGTCCGGGAGGCGCTGGGCCTGGAGCCCCTCCGCACCATCTGCACTGGCGGCCTCGACACCAGGTACTTCCAGCAGCGCGGAATCCCCGCCGTGACCTACGGGCCCGGGGCCCCCGGGGCAGCGCACAAGCCGGACGAGTACGTGCCCCTGGAGGAGCTCGAGAACGCTGTGAAGGTGTACAGGGCCCTTATACGCAGAATACTGGGCTAG
- a CDS encoding PadR family transcriptional regulator, with amino-acid sequence MASQALEMRARYMVLLLLAEGPKTGYELIKRIRSALGEVGAAASPGTVYPVLRSLEEEGFIEASEEPHGARQRKVYRITRRGLEQLLRMVNRGLHVIEAAIRLHIDAARGLARVEPGGELRPLLEETVERLERIEELTESLIEALRGILAAVPTA; translated from the coding sequence ATGGCCAGCCAGGCTCTGGAGATGAGGGCGCGCTACATGGTGTTGCTCCTCCTCGCCGAGGGGCCGAAGACGGGGTACGAGCTGATAAAGAGGATAAGGAGCGCCCTGGGGGAGGTTGGTGCAGCCGCCAGCCCCGGCACCGTGTACCCGGTGCTCCGCAGCCTGGAGGAGGAGGGCTTCATAGAGGCGAGCGAGGAGCCCCATGGGGCCAGGCAGAGGAAGGTCTACAGGATAACGAGGAGAGGCCTCGAGCAGCTCCTACGCATGGTCAACCGGGGCCTCCACGTGATAGAGGCGGCGATAAGGCTCCACATAGACGCCGCCCGGGGCCTAGCCCGGGTCGAGCCGGGCGGGGAGCTGCGGCCGCTCCTAGAGGAGACCGTCGAGAGGCTTGAGAGGATAGAGGAGCTCACCGAGAGCCTCATAGAGGCCCTCCGCGGCATCCTGGCCGCTGTGCCTACAGCCTAG
- the mgtE gene encoding magnesium transporter gives MTRRLLVLVETQDRPGLLSRVSGLLHSLGANVATSLGYRVDGRARILFMVDARLEPGELAERIREQLGGEARVEAAYLGPEGAELLAEFLEDKPGLVNLLELYLDPPDLLDALLRLPEEARRRIYRVLSHSSLARIMLLADEATAQEIAGSLDPDHLARALAALEPDETVDVLQKLPEKLRRQLLGRLPEPLREEAQRLLRYPPDTAGGVMTTSVPVLRADDTVQRALQELRSGEHDVRDTVVVVDSQGRLLGLVTVDQLLRAGPGERLGSLALKPRATVEPEADREEAARIMLRYDISRLPVVDQEGRFLGLITIEDMAGVLTEEAAEDIALLGGVEAPKERYLKARVLDLFRRRILWLLMIFLVESVTANIIKGYEDVIRRIALLAAFIPLVMDTGGNVGSQASSMIVRALALGEISEKSRHDIVYVLLKEVATAALIGAAMSAVGFVFALLLSGGEVKLSLVVALTLFIVIMMADVIGASLPILARRLGIDPATLSSPLLTTITDIGVTVIYMGLASYLILGR, from the coding sequence GTGACTAGGAGGCTGCTGGTGCTCGTCGAGACCCAGGATAGGCCTGGGCTGCTGTCCAGGGTATCCGGGCTCCTCCACAGCCTAGGCGCCAACGTGGCTACCAGCCTGGGCTACAGGGTGGACGGGAGGGCGAGGATACTCTTCATGGTGGATGCGAGGCTTGAGCCCGGGGAGCTGGCTGAGCGGATCAGGGAGCAGCTCGGCGGCGAGGCACGGGTGGAGGCCGCCTACCTGGGCCCCGAGGGCGCCGAGCTGCTGGCGGAGTTTCTCGAGGACAAGCCGGGGCTTGTGAACCTTCTGGAGCTCTATCTCGACCCCCCGGATCTCCTGGACGCGCTGCTCCGCCTCCCTGAGGAGGCCCGGCGCCGCATATACCGCGTGCTCTCCCACAGCAGCCTCGCGAGGATAATGCTGCTGGCCGACGAGGCCACGGCGCAGGAGATAGCTGGGAGCCTGGACCCCGACCATCTCGCCAGGGCGCTGGCCGCCCTGGAGCCCGACGAGACGGTGGATGTGCTGCAGAAGCTCCCGGAGAAGCTGCGCCGCCAGCTCCTCGGGAGGCTCCCGGAGCCCCTCCGCGAGGAGGCGCAGAGGCTGCTCCGCTATCCCCCCGACACCGCTGGCGGCGTGATGACCACCAGCGTACCGGTGCTCCGGGCCGACGACACCGTGCAGCGGGCTCTCCAGGAGCTGCGGAGCGGGGAGCACGATGTGCGGGACACAGTGGTGGTTGTGGACAGCCAGGGCAGGCTCCTCGGGCTGGTCACCGTAGACCAGCTCCTCCGCGCGGGCCCCGGGGAGAGGCTGGGGAGCCTGGCGCTGAAGCCGAGGGCAACTGTGGAACCCGAGGCCGACAGGGAGGAGGCTGCCAGGATAATGCTCCGCTACGATATCAGCAGGCTCCCCGTGGTGGACCAGGAGGGCAGGTTCCTCGGGCTAATCACCATAGAGGACATGGCCGGCGTGCTCACCGAGGAGGCGGCGGAGGACATAGCCCTGCTCGGAGGCGTGGAGGCGCCGAAGGAGAGGTACCTGAAGGCCAGGGTGCTTGACCTCTTCCGCCGCCGCATACTGTGGCTCCTCATGATATTCCTCGTGGAGAGCGTGACAGCCAACATAATTAAGGGCTACGAGGACGTTATACGCCGCATAGCCCTGCTCGCAGCCTTCATACCTCTGGTGATGGATACCGGCGGCAACGTCGGGAGCCAGGCCAGCTCGATGATAGTCAGGGCGCTGGCCCTCGGGGAGATATCGGAGAAGAGCCGCCATGACATAGTATATGTTCTCCTAAAGGAGGTGGCCACCGCAGCCCTCATAGGAGCAGCTATGTCGGCCGTGGGGTTCGTCTTCGCGCTCCTCCTGAGCGGGGGCGAGGTGAAGCTCTCGCTAGTAGTAGCGCTCACACTCTTCATAGTTATCATGATGGCCGATGTTATAGGCGCAAGCCTCCCCATACTGGCCAGGAGGCTGGGCATAGACCCCGCAACCTTGTCGTCACCGCTGCTCACCACTATAACCGACATAGGGGTCACGGTTATCTACATGGGTCTCGCATCCTACCTTATACTCGGGAGGTAG
- a CDS encoding MMPL family transporter: MDGLKPPSWLPGELARLAVEAARNETSVVGAARLLAERLLLGSVYPKLLRSSEGLLVSGDHHAFTVMGEPLGSTQDERAGNTEAAGRLVEELLDSMHIAHGKVYVSGSDLLLSQVKKYAREDVEKTSRFSGIGTFIVLLVILESVFAVILPYVGIFLGLLVGGAIIYLAASHGIVSLDSQTHALMITTALGLGADYAAYLVHRFREEYAKLEDAREAARRALRRAGPAIVASALTVIIGFGSLLLGWEVGFLRRMGENIPVTVAAASLTLVPALLALLGGRRWFWWPRRPSRERRVGRESRVMRLLTRYEAPLFAVLALLIIVSGHYYVSFKGTHDMKLMLPESAPALQAFNVLSEEFAPGITDPVYVAAVLPHSVWEDNSTAAMLDGLVDKIAEVPGVYKVLAPTRPHGVKVSIGEAARSGGRRLTSSGGRVAVIQVILGVDPYSREGQEAVEEIHRVAHSYASSHGFTVYVGGAPYGVLEMDELLHKLYYHRILPAAALLMILVFTVVFGSLVAAVVALTVIIGAAVMGIAASILLFQDLLGKPVLWFLNIVAMMAVLGVGMDYNSFFLARALEECHLTGCDPKKSVARAAGAVSLFIIGLSLVVTVAYASMMTASNTGMREMGFTLASTVLLAGLMASYLLTPLAISLLGRAAWWPWGMKKRIEH; the protein is encoded by the coding sequence GTGGATGGGCTGAAGCCTCCGAGCTGGCTGCCGGGCGAGCTGGCCAGGCTAGCGGTTGAGGCGGCTAGGAACGAGACGAGCGTGGTGGGGGCGGCACGCCTGCTGGCGGAGAGGCTGCTGCTCGGCAGCGTGTACCCGAAGCTGCTGAGGAGTAGTGAGGGCCTCCTAGTATCCGGGGACCACCACGCCTTCACCGTGATGGGCGAGCCGCTGGGCTCTACGCAGGACGAGAGGGCGGGCAACACCGAGGCTGCCGGGAGGCTAGTCGAGGAGCTGCTGGACAGCATGCATATAGCCCATGGCAAGGTATATGTTAGTGGAAGCGACCTGCTCCTGAGCCAGGTGAAGAAGTATGCGAGGGAGGATGTCGAGAAGACTAGCAGGTTCAGCGGGATCGGCACCTTCATAGTGCTGCTGGTCATCCTGGAGAGCGTGTTCGCCGTCATACTGCCCTATGTAGGCATCTTCCTGGGCCTCCTGGTCGGCGGCGCCATCATCTACCTGGCGGCCAGCCACGGGATAGTGAGCCTCGACTCCCAGACCCACGCGCTGATGATAACCACGGCGCTGGGCCTGGGCGCGGACTACGCCGCCTACCTGGTGCACCGGTTCCGCGAGGAGTACGCTAAGCTCGAGGACGCCCGGGAGGCGGCTAGGAGGGCTCTCAGGCGTGCCGGCCCCGCCATAGTTGCCAGCGCGCTCACCGTGATCATAGGCTTTGGCAGCCTGCTGCTAGGCTGGGAGGTAGGCTTCCTACGCAGAATGGGCGAGAATATACCGGTAACCGTCGCCGCCGCCAGCCTGACCCTGGTGCCTGCCCTCCTAGCACTGCTCGGCGGCCGCCGCTGGTTCTGGTGGCCGAGGAGGCCGAGCAGGGAGAGGCGCGTGGGACGCGAGAGCAGGGTGATGAGGCTGCTGACCCGCTACGAGGCGCCCCTGTTCGCGGTCCTCGCCCTGCTGATAATCGTTTCCGGCCACTACTACGTAAGCTTCAAGGGCACCCATGACATGAAGCTGATGCTGCCGGAGAGCGCGCCAGCCCTCCAGGCGTTCAACGTGCTAAGCGAGGAGTTCGCCCCAGGCATAACGGACCCGGTCTACGTGGCCGCGGTGCTCCCCCACAGCGTGTGGGAGGACAACTCTACCGCTGCTATGCTGGATGGACTGGTGGACAAGATAGCGGAGGTGCCCGGCGTCTACAAGGTCCTAGCCCCCACCAGGCCCCACGGAGTGAAGGTCAGCATCGGGGAGGCAGCGCGCAGCGGCGGCAGGAGGCTCACAAGCAGCGGCGGCAGGGTGGCGGTTATCCAGGTCATACTCGGCGTGGACCCCTACAGCCGGGAGGGCCAGGAAGCGGTGGAGGAGATACACCGGGTGGCCCACAGCTACGCCAGCAGCCACGGCTTCACCGTCTACGTGGGCGGCGCGCCCTACGGCGTACTGGAGATGGATGAGCTTCTCCACAAGCTGTACTACCACCGCATCCTCCCCGCGGCGGCGCTGCTAATGATACTAGTCTTCACAGTGGTGTTCGGCAGCCTCGTGGCTGCAGTAGTAGCGCTCACGGTGATAATAGGCGCCGCGGTTATGGGGATAGCGGCGAGCATACTGCTTTTCCAGGACCTGCTCGGGAAGCCCGTGCTATGGTTCCTCAACATAGTGGCTATGATGGCTGTGCTCGGCGTAGGCATGGACTATAACAGCTTCTTCCTGGCGAGGGCGCTCGAGGAGTGCCACCTAACCGGCTGCGACCCCAAGAAGTCGGTGGCTAGGGCGGCGGGCGCGGTGAGCCTCTTCATAATAGGCCTCTCGCTGGTGGTAACAGTCGCCTACGCCTCGATGATGACCGCAAGCAACACTGGTATGAGGGAGATGGGCTTTACGCTGGCCTCGACGGTGCTCCTGGCGGGGCTGATGGCGTCCTACCTGCTGACGCCGCTGGCTATATCGCTGCTGGGCAGGGCCGCGTGGTGGCCGTGGGGGATGAAGAAGAGGATAGAGCACTAG
- a CDS encoding ArsA family ATPase has product MPWLVEGLDTEGWRLPHVVMVMGKGGVGKTTVGLRLAYELSRQGRRVLVASLDPAGHLLEYLRLPGPLREVEKAPGLRAVQYEVEGVARKVAEEYSMLLRRLMPGLQALSIERAVEVIREAPGFEEEVFLRILSQLYQRRDVDIVIVDTPPTGIALRVVSLPGLHLFWVERLRELREKIVSIKYAIANAMGRPVEADDPVLKKLEELRGRYEALRREMTDPARTSVVAVATPEPLPVYEVEVIAGKLASLGIALKMIVANRVLGERARGLGFSEVEERSLSRLEEARCRADPPPSMALVAHMGRAPSSLGDVEKLGDYILEVRRGCSG; this is encoded by the coding sequence TTGCCCTGGCTGGTGGAGGGCCTCGATACGGAGGGCTGGAGGCTCCCCCACGTGGTAATGGTTATGGGTAAGGGCGGGGTGGGGAAGACCACTGTAGGGCTACGGCTGGCCTACGAGCTGTCCAGGCAGGGCCGCCGGGTGCTTGTGGCGAGCCTGGACCCGGCCGGCCACTTGCTCGAGTACCTCAGGCTCCCCGGGCCGCTCCGGGAGGTGGAGAAGGCCCCTGGGCTTAGGGCGGTCCAGTACGAGGTCGAGGGGGTTGCGAGGAAGGTTGCGGAGGAGTACTCGATGCTCCTCCGCAGGCTCATGCCGGGGCTGCAGGCGCTGAGCATCGAGAGGGCTGTGGAGGTTATCCGGGAGGCGCCGGGTTTCGAGGAGGAGGTCTTCCTCCGGATACTGAGCCAGCTCTATCAGCGCCGGGACGTGGACATCGTCATAGTGGACACCCCGCCCACCGGCATAGCGCTGCGCGTGGTCTCGCTCCCGGGGCTCCACCTCTTCTGGGTTGAGAGGCTGAGGGAGCTGCGGGAGAAGATAGTCTCCATAAAATACGCTATAGCAAACGCCATGGGTAGGCCCGTGGAGGCCGACGACCCGGTGCTGAAGAAGCTGGAGGAGCTGAGGGGGCGCTACGAGGCGCTCCGGAGGGAGATGACCGACCCCGCCCGCACCAGCGTGGTAGCTGTGGCGACGCCGGAGCCCCTCCCAGTCTACGAGGTGGAGGTGATAGCCGGGAAGCTCGCCAGCCTGGGCATAGCGCTCAAGATGATCGTGGCCAATAGGGTGCTGGGGGAGCGGGCCCGGGGCCTAGGCTTCTCGGAGGTGGAGGAGAGGAGCCTCAGCCGCCTGGAGGAGGCAAGGTGCCGGGCGGACCCGCCGCCAAGCATGGCGCTGGTAGCCCACATGGGGAGAGCGCCCAGCAGCCTCGGGGACGTGGAGAAGCTCGGCGACTACATCCTCGAGGTAAGGCGGGGCTGCAGCGGGTAG